A genomic window from Brassica oleracea var. oleracea cultivar TO1000 chromosome C8, BOL, whole genome shotgun sequence includes:
- the LOC106310797 gene encoding uncharacterized protein LOC106310797 isoform X2 — protein MESSLGFMAVFAVSGSVVFVASQFHKRLLSDYLDKFELEIRSPDNAVIKKKVRFAADVVEPSGNNKEYRRRHSSKAKFNRELKLAATI, from the exons ATGGAGAGTTCGTTAGGTTTCATGGCTGTTTTCGCCGTCTCAGGAAGCGTGGTGTTCGTTGCAAGTCAATTCCACAAGCGTCTCCTCTCCGATTACTTGGACAAGTTCGAACTTGAAATCC GATCACCAGACAATGCGGTGATAAAGAAGAAGGTGAGATTCGCGGCGGATGTGGTGGAGCCTTCCGGGAATAACAAAGAGTATCGCCGGAGACACTCCTCCAAGGCTAAATTCAATAGGGAATTGAAGTTGGCGGCAACTATTTGA
- the LOC106310797 gene encoding uncharacterized protein LOC106310797 isoform X1, whose protein sequence is MESSLGFMAVFAVSGSVVFVASQFHKRLLSDYLDKFELEILHFVIGSPDNAVIKKKVRFAADVVEPSGNNKEYRRRHSSKAKFNRELKLAATI, encoded by the exons ATGGAGAGTTCGTTAGGTTTCATGGCTGTTTTCGCCGTCTCAGGAAGCGTGGTGTTCGTTGCAAGTCAATTCCACAAGCGTCTCCTCTCCGATTACTTGGACAAGTTCGAACTTGAAATCC TTCATTTTGTTATAGGATCACCAGACAATGCGGTGATAAAGAAGAAGGTGAGATTCGCGGCGGATGTGGTGGAGCCTTCCGGGAATAACAAAGAGTATCGCCGGAGACACTCCTCCAAGGCTAAATTCAATAGGGAATTGAAGTTGGCGGCAACTATTTGA